From a single Ktedonobacterales bacterium genomic region:
- a CDS encoding FAD-dependent oxidoreductase — translation MANKRSSLRQNSRAAPSARFQHLSTFKLPALEERRQPAPAGRAFGPEAQRALRAGYADVLVIGNGIAGLTASVEARRYAPDADILIVTEQNHPTINTPALKQFGAGQLAVEQLLAYPPGMERQSGIGIVNQRATKLDTVARQVHLADGQTIKYGRLLLATGSQPAGLPTTCPGRDFDGVLSLHNLEDYLDLRRRLPEVASVVVIGGGYHAAETAMLLRHWKVRVTWLIRGETFMAQMLDEVASDMLIRHIQRLGVDVRLETEVAGIIGRIGSVVGVMTKEEEFIPCQVVAVCTGTAPAAELAEGTGVSLSTRHGLKVNGRLKTAVSDVFAAGDVAAVFDPQTGRHAPRAQWYSAFQQGRLAAAALTGASIPEGAEAGVLGCFWHATQLGELGVLAAGAPMLSERDHRDNEVLSRGSSRFYRRLVVRDNRLIGYLALGERQPGGLAIKRLIDEQIDMNEIKRQLLLEGFDVRSFFTRQRLHALRSGQSAAMSPLARPSRSRRQLQPMFS, via the coding sequence TTGGCAAACAAGCGTTCATCATTGAGACAGAACAGTCGGGCTGCGCCCTCGGCACGCTTCCAACACTTGAGCACTTTCAAGCTTCCGGCCCTGGAAGAGCGCCGCCAGCCAGCCCCCGCCGGACGCGCCTTCGGGCCAGAGGCCCAGCGGGCGCTGCGGGCAGGTTACGCCGACGTTCTGGTGATCGGCAACGGCATCGCCGGACTGACCGCCTCCGTAGAAGCGCGCCGCTACGCGCCCGACGCCGATATTCTCATTGTCACCGAGCAAAACCATCCAACGATCAATACCCCGGCCCTCAAGCAGTTTGGGGCCGGGCAGCTTGCAGTAGAACAGCTTCTGGCCTACCCACCAGGGATGGAGCGTCAATCGGGCATTGGCATCGTGAACCAGCGCGCCACAAAACTTGATACGGTGGCCCGGCAGGTCCACCTGGCCGATGGGCAAACCATCAAATACGGGCGGCTGCTCCTGGCAACCGGATCGCAGCCCGCTGGCCTGCCTACGACCTGCCCTGGCCGCGATTTCGATGGCGTGCTGAGCCTCCATAACCTGGAGGATTATCTGGACCTGCGCCGTCGCCTGCCCGAAGTAGCATCGGTGGTTGTCATTGGCGGCGGCTATCACGCCGCCGAAACGGCCATGCTGCTGCGCCACTGGAAGGTGCGCGTGACCTGGTTGATTCGCGGAGAAACGTTCATGGCGCAGATGCTCGATGAAGTCGCCTCGGATATGCTGATTCGGCACATCCAGCGCCTGGGCGTGGATGTGCGCCTGGAGACTGAAGTGGCGGGCATCATCGGGCGCATCGGCTCGGTGGTGGGCGTCATGACCAAAGAAGAGGAGTTCATCCCCTGCCAGGTCGTCGCCGTCTGCACAGGGACCGCGCCCGCTGCCGAACTGGCGGAAGGCACAGGCGTTTCGCTTTCCACCCGGCATGGATTGAAGGTGAACGGGCGTCTGAAAACCGCTGTGTCGGATGTCTTTGCAGCGGGCGATGTCGCCGCCGTCTTCGATCCGCAGACCGGGCGCCATGCCCCCCGCGCCCAATGGTACTCGGCGTTCCAGCAGGGACGGCTGGCGGCAGCCGCCCTGACCGGCGCGAGCATTCCAGAGGGCGCAGAGGCCGGGGTGCTGGGATGTTTCTGGCATGCCACCCAGCTTGGCGAGTTGGGCGTATTGGCGGCGGGCGCGCCGATGCTCTCCGAGCGCGATCACCGCGACAACGAAGTCCTCTCCAGAGGCTCATCCCGATTCTACCGGCGGCTGGTGGTGCGGGACAATCGGCTGATTGGCTATCTCGCGCTTGGCGAACGTCAGCCCGGTGGCCTCGCCATCAAGCGGCTGATTGATGAGCAGATTGATATGAACGAGATCAAGCGCCAGCTATTACTTGAGGGTTTTGATGTGCGCTCCTTCTTCACCAGACAGCGGCTCCACGCGCTGCGCAGCGGCCAGTCTGCCGCCATGTCTCCCCTGGCGCGCCCTTCCAGAAGCCGACGCCAGCTTCAGCCCATGTTTAGTTGA
- a CDS encoding 4Fe-4S dicluster domain-containing protein — translation MPRPASQVADELAACIRCNLCLAACPALEAPITIEALNRQTLDGPISSQVMRFAQSCYQCGACVPVCPVGLHRDSMMMWLKIRLICANSTSEAQDASEDFYGDTCEEEDYIEAEDWEGDSPQTWAARGWYDEEPY, via the coding sequence ATGCCACGGCCTGCTTCCCAGGTGGCCGATGAATTGGCCGCCTGCATTCGCTGCAACCTGTGCCTTGCCGCCTGTCCGGCGCTGGAAGCGCCTATCACCATTGAAGCACTCAACCGCCAGACACTGGACGGCCCCATTTCGTCACAGGTGATGCGCTTTGCCCAGAGTTGCTATCAATGCGGCGCGTGCGTACCCGTCTGTCCGGTGGGTCTGCACCGCGATTCCATGATGATGTGGCTAAAGATACGCTTGATCTGCGCCAACTCCACCAGCGAGGCGCAAGACGCCTCAGAGGATTTCTATGGCGACACATGCGAGGAAGAGGACTACATCGAAGCGGAGGACTGGGAGGGCGACAGCCCCCAGACCTGGGCGGCGCGGGGCTGGTACGACGAAGAGCCATACTGA
- a CDS encoding response regulator, which produces MATRILVINDTQEILELFDELLREEGYDVVLYSQAIQDMREVERLQPDLIIIDYIFGVEKVGWQMVQKLRMRRSTAKIPLIVCTAAVREIREIEGFLHMKAISLVPKPFDIEDLLEAIRTSLRVAGDTAALTDQPQVEEQPSC; this is translated from the coding sequence ATGGCAACCCGGATTCTGGTCATTAACGATACCCAGGAAATCCTGGAACTCTTTGATGAACTCCTGAGAGAAGAAGGCTACGATGTGGTGCTGTATTCCCAGGCCATACAGGATATGAGGGAGGTTGAACGGCTCCAGCCTGATCTGATTATCATTGATTACATCTTTGGTGTGGAAAAGGTCGGCTGGCAGATGGTGCAGAAGCTGCGTATGCGGCGCTCCACCGCAAAAATCCCGCTGATTGTCTGTACGGCTGCGGTCAGGGAGATCCGCGAGATCGAGGGCTTCTTGCATATGAAGGCCATTAGCCTGGTACCGAAGCCCTTCGATATTGAGGATTTGCTGGAGGCGATACGAACGTCGCTGCGCGTTGCTGGCGACACAGCCGCTCTCACTGATCAGCCGCAGGTGGAAGAACAGCCCTCCTGCTGA
- a CDS encoding GNAT family protein, which yields MQITFTLMDEADARAIGAWRYEGEYAVYNGANNDEALSEMLDRHSPYYAARDERGALVGYFCFGTSAAITGSAEPGIYSEDRSILIGLALRPDLTGKGLGLAFVNAGLAFGAEHFAPTAFRLFVMTFNQRAIRVYERAGFQHVGVVMQHSPHGDRPFLEMRRAG from the coding sequence ATGCAAATTACGTTTACACTGATGGATGAGGCGGATGCTCGCGCCATCGGCGCATGGCGCTATGAAGGCGAATACGCGGTCTATAACGGGGCAAATAACGATGAGGCGCTCTCGGAGATGCTGGACCGCCACAGCCCCTATTACGCGGCGCGCGATGAGCGCGGCGCGCTGGTGGGCTACTTCTGCTTCGGAACCTCCGCTGCGATTACGGGCAGCGCGGAGCCGGGCATCTATAGTGAAGATCGGAGCATCCTGATTGGCCTGGCTCTGCGCCCTGATCTGACAGGCAAAGGGCTGGGTCTGGCCTTTGTCAACGCGGGCCTGGCTTTTGGCGCAGAACACTTTGCCCCCACCGCTTTTCGCCTGTTTGTGATGACCTTCAACCAGCGCGCCATTCGCGTCTACGAGCGCGCGGGCTTTCAGCATGTGGGCGTGGTGATGCAGCACAGCCCGCATGGGGATCGCCCTTTTCTGGAGATGCGCCGCGCTGGCTAG
- a CDS encoding Clp protease N-terminal domain-containing protein — protein sequence MNDRNRFDKFTERSRTVLSLAQEEAQRFNHNFIGTEHLLLGLVREGQGVGAMALKHLGVDLDKARSAVEFRIGRGDRIVLGEIGLTPSAKKVIELAIDEARRLNHQYIGTEHLLLGLVRQGEGIAAEVLESLGVNLEKVRTHTILILSQAGAAHAASQGPALGGAHAPSGRQQHHLLSYQPHHITGEASDKTAIGKKAQQIGIATLLGWVTVNTGGQFTLTLYQGMAADAPKVAVITDPPTGAYFPFHCLLGQGLAYTLTGAPGSVTVVYSDIPAE from the coding sequence GTGAATGACCGTAATCGCTTTGACAAGTTTACCGAGCGATCCAGGACAGTTCTGAGTCTGGCCCAGGAAGAAGCCCAACGCTTCAACCACAACTTCATTGGCACCGAGCATTTGCTCCTTGGCCTCGTCCGCGAGGGCCAGGGCGTGGGCGCGATGGCGCTGAAGCATCTGGGCGTAGACCTGGACAAAGCCAGGAGCGCCGTCGAGTTTCGGATTGGCCGGGGGGATCGCATTGTCCTGGGAGAAATTGGCCTGACCCCGAGTGCCAAGAAGGTCATCGAACTGGCGATTGATGAAGCCCGCCGCCTGAACCATCAGTACATTGGGACCGAACACCTGCTGCTGGGGCTGGTCCGGCAGGGCGAAGGGATTGCCGCCGAGGTGCTGGAGAGCCTGGGCGTCAATCTGGAAAAGGTACGCACCCACACCATCCTGATACTCAGCCAGGCCGGCGCCGCCCATGCAGCCAGCCAGGGACCGGCCCTTGGCGGCGCGCATGCCCCATCAGGCAGGCAGCAACATCATCTTCTCTCCTATCAACCTCACCACATCACCGGCGAAGCGTCCGACAAGACCGCCATTGGCAAGAAGGCGCAGCAGATCGGCATTGCAACGCTGCTGGGCTGGGTGACGGTCAACACTGGCGGTCAGTTTACCCTGACGCTCTATCAGGGCATGGCAGCCGACGCGCCCAAAGTCGCGGTCATCACCGATCCTCCAACCGGCGCGTACTTCCCCTTCCACTGCCTGTTGGGGCAGGGGCTGGCCTATACGCTGACCGGCGCGCCCGGCAGCGTGACCGTCGTTTACAGTGATATTCCTGCGGAGTGA
- a CDS encoding Clp protease N-terminal domain-containing protein: protein MKESELFDRLTPEARKALAFAREEAQRFNHNFIGTEHLLLGLVRLEASVATTALANLGVELEKVRSAVEFIIGRGDRIVLGEIGLTPRGKKVLELALDEARLMQQEHVAPEHLLLGLVREGEGIAAGVLESLGVNLWKVRQETYRVLGLPQPASDLGASPRPEAGPQVSWSGPSAFSFVAGQPSLPAVPSLLTQAGLIRHYRPWHIDAAQPEKTAVGNGAPPSAVFGPMFGGRGERVFGTLLGWVVVNTGGAFTLTLYDGLAADAPSLAIFHHPPTGAYFPFHCHVKQGLAYTLEGTPGSVTIIYDEAGADGHL, encoded by the coding sequence ATGAAAGAGTCTGAATTGTTTGACCGTCTGACGCCGGAAGCCAGAAAGGCGCTGGCATTCGCGCGGGAAGAAGCCCAGCGCTTCAACCACAACTTCATTGGCACCGAGCATCTGCTGCTGGGCCTGGTCCGGCTGGAAGCAAGCGTCGCCACGACGGCGCTGGCAAACCTGGGCGTGGAACTTGAGAAGGTACGCAGCGCGGTGGAGTTCATCATCGGGCGTGGTGATCGCATTGTGCTGGGGGAGATCGGCCTGACGCCGCGCGGCAAAAAAGTCCTTGAACTGGCGCTTGATGAGGCCAGACTGATGCAGCAGGAACACGTTGCCCCCGAACATCTGCTGCTGGGCCTGGTGCGCGAGGGCGAAGGCATTGCCGCCGGAGTGCTGGAAAGCCTGGGCGTCAATCTCTGGAAGGTACGCCAGGAGACCTATCGCGTGCTGGGGCTGCCCCAGCCTGCGAGCGATCTCGGCGCCTCGCCGCGCCCCGAAGCAGGGCCGCAGGTCTCATGGAGCGGCCCCTCGGCATTTTCGTTCGTAGCCGGACAGCCCTCGCTCCCTGCTGTACCGTCGCTCTTGACGCAGGCTGGCCTGATCCGCCACTACCGACCCTGGCATATTGACGCGGCGCAGCCGGAGAAAACAGCCGTGGGCAATGGCGCACCTCCCAGCGCCGTCTTTGGGCCAATGTTTGGCGGCAGAGGGGAAAGGGTGTTTGGCACGCTGCTGGGCTGGGTCGTGGTCAATACCGGCGGCGCGTTCACCCTCACGCTCTACGATGGCCTGGCAGCCGACGCGCCATCGCTGGCGATCTTCCACCATCCGCCGACAGGCGCGTACTTCCCTTTCCATTGTCATGTGAAGCAAGGGCTGGCCTACACCCTGGAGGGAACTCCTGGCAGCGTGACGATCATCTACGACGAAGCTGGCGCAGACGGCCACTTGTAG
- a CDS encoding EamA family transporter — MQPSRASSGVLSPEPAAPVAGGSASTVVGAAMAMSAAIMWGTNGVISRFLFEKGITPLTLVEARSIIAALGMGALLLCVGRSKFRLHRRDLPLLLLFGLALAVVTYAYFLSVQFLPVAVAVMIQYTGPTLIALYTALTLRRMPPARIWAALGLTLGGIALLAGLADLLGGSSARGVTLLGVLIAFASAVIMAFYMLVGERLGKRLQPQTSVFYGFTMAALLWLILQPPWRFQATALAPDALPLVLAVGVVGTLIPFGIFLAAINRLDATRAAILATLEPVTAALISWVWLGEHLDAWQLAGGLLVLVGVTLVQLKR; from the coding sequence ATGCAGCCATCCCGCGCATCTTCTGGTGTCCTCTCTCCTGAACCAGCCGCCCCAGTGGCAGGCGGCAGCGCGTCAACGGTGGTTGGCGCGGCGATGGCGATGAGCGCGGCGATCATGTGGGGGACGAACGGGGTCATTTCGCGCTTCCTCTTTGAGAAGGGTATTACGCCGCTGACGCTGGTGGAGGCGCGCTCGATTATCGCGGCGCTGGGCATGGGCGCGCTGCTGCTCTGCGTGGGGCGATCTAAGTTTCGGCTGCATCGGCGCGATCTGCCGCTGCTGCTGCTCTTTGGGCTGGCGCTGGCGGTAGTCACGTATGCGTATTTTCTGTCGGTGCAGTTTTTGCCGGTAGCCGTCGCGGTGATGATTCAGTATACCGGGCCAACGCTGATCGCGCTCTATACGGCGCTGACGCTGCGCCGCATGCCGCCAGCGCGCATCTGGGCGGCGCTGGGCCTGACGCTGGGCGGCATCGCCTTGCTGGCGGGCCTGGCCGATCTGCTCGGCGGTTCGTCGGCCAGAGGGGTGACGCTGCTGGGGGTGCTGATTGCGTTCGCGTCGGCGGTCATCATGGCCTTTTATATGCTGGTTGGCGAGCGGTTGGGCAAGCGCCTGCAACCACAGACCAGCGTCTTCTATGGCTTTACGATGGCGGCGCTGCTCTGGTTGATCTTGCAACCGCCCTGGCGCTTCCAGGCGACGGCCCTCGCGCCGGACGCGCTGCCGCTGGTCCTGGCGGTGGGCGTCGTGGGTACGCTCATCCCTTTTGGCATCTTCCTGGCGGCGATCAATCGCCTGGATGCGACGCGCGCCGCCATCCTGGCGACGCTGGAGCCAGTGACGGCGGCGCTGATTAGCTGGGTCTGGCTGGGCGAGCATCTGGACGCCTGGCAGTTGGCGGGCGGGCTGCTCGTGCTGGTGGGCGTGACGCTTGTGCAGTTGAAAAGGTGA
- a CDS encoding ABC transporter ATP-binding protein produces MDVASVPQAAQPAGAPARPVVLRTERLTKRFGRLTAVHDLHLEVHQGDVFGLLGPNGSGKTTTLRMILGLIWPTDGQISLFGDYMVDDALRRAALQRIGAIVEQPAFYPYLNGRENLQGVATFAGLPASPATNARIDEVLIQVGLAPRARDAYKRYSLGMKQRLGIAAALLTRPELIILDEPTNGLDPAGMVEVRALIGQLAQHGITVLLSSHLLYEVQQVCTRVAILNRGVLVTQGEVAQLLAAQGGIQLGFNQPDLLPKAASILHERAGTPETPWLRGVRYIQPEPGAWVPPGGWLLLADAPIERAAEVNAILGAQAVYAAEVRRREASLEQFFLALTTEQPAAPGQPAPALPFPQAYTRPAAPQE; encoded by the coding sequence ATGGACGTTGCATCTGTGCCACAGGCAGCCCAGCCAGCAGGAGCGCCTGCCCGTCCGGTGGTCTTGCGCACCGAGCGGCTCACCAAACGCTTTGGCAGGCTCACTGCCGTCCACGATCTCCATCTGGAGGTCCACCAGGGGGATGTCTTTGGTCTGCTGGGGCCAAACGGTTCCGGCAAGACGACCACCCTGCGTATGATTCTGGGACTCATCTGGCCCACCGATGGGCAGATCAGCCTCTTTGGCGACTACATGGTGGATGACGCGCTGCGCCGCGCCGCGCTGCAACGCATCGGCGCTATCGTCGAGCAGCCCGCCTTCTATCCCTATCTGAATGGGCGGGAAAACCTGCAAGGGGTCGCCACTTTCGCAGGGCTGCCCGCCAGCCCCGCCACCAACGCCCGCATTGACGAAGTGCTGATCCAGGTTGGGCTGGCCCCCCGCGCCAGAGACGCCTATAAACGCTACTCGCTGGGCATGAAGCAGCGCCTGGGCATCGCGGCGGCTCTGCTGACCCGTCCAGAATTGATTATTCTGGACGAACCCACCAACGGCCTGGACCCCGCCGGTATGGTGGAAGTGCGCGCGCTCATCGGCCAGCTTGCCCAGCACGGCATCACCGTCTTGCTCTCCAGCCATCTGCTCTACGAGGTCCAGCAGGTCTGCACGCGCGTCGCCATCCTCAACCGGGGCGTCCTGGTGACACAGGGCGAAGTCGCGCAGCTTCTGGCCGCGCAGGGCGGCATCCAGCTTGGGTTCAATCAACCGGACCTGCTGCCAAAGGCGGCCAGCATCTTGCACGAACGGGCCGGAACGCCAGAAACGCCCTGGCTGCGCGGCGTTCGCTACATTCAGCCCGAACCCGGCGCGTGGGTTCCGCCTGGCGGCTGGCTGCTGTTGGCCGATGCGCCGATAGAACGCGCCGCAGAAGTCAACGCCATACTGGGGGCGCAGGCCGTGTATGCCGCCGAAGTGCGCCGACGTGAAGCCAGCCTGGAGCAGTTCTTCCTGGCGCTTACCACCGAGCAGCCAGCGGCTCCAGGCCAGCCAGCGCCTGCGCTTCCATTTCCCCAGGCATACACCCGGCCAGCAGCGCCACAAGAATAA
- a CDS encoding ABC transporter permease subunit, with translation MTPGISHESSVATPQASSNWLSHTWRLTSWNLKIARRRLMSKILLAILLGGFLPVLAVVLLAYAAESTVTTTTVSPPCPTVVATGQPGNTGPGSVAPPCDPNSVPPQQQQSSQNADFQLLTFPAILIIVGSYTGFMGVILLCILAGALIGNEYSFGTQRLALSRGVSRAQLLAGQVAALAILALAVVGFMLIIGSLAGFTIGPLLGGSIPAIPADGLLQILGFWLVISLQLFAYSLIALLLATLGRSTAAGIAGSLGYVLFEIIALPIVALIAGALIRTSFGDVLEAMPDFFLGPNISGLLSGVNQSPLDLGGGTSSGGGGDLTASVINPGQGLLVSLLYCVLLAGLSYWALRKRDVTH, from the coding sequence ATGACGCCAGGCATATCCCATGAAAGCAGCGTCGCCACGCCCCAGGCCAGCAGCAACTGGCTCAGCCACACCTGGCGCTTGACGAGCTGGAACCTGAAGATCGCGCGCCGCCGACTGATGAGCAAGATTCTACTTGCCATTTTGCTGGGCGGCTTCCTGCCGGTACTGGCTGTGGTCCTCCTGGCATATGCTGCTGAGAGCACCGTCACTACCACGACTGTATCACCCCCCTGCCCAACCGTCGTTGCCACCGGCCAGCCGGGCAATACCGGCCCTGGCAGCGTCGCGCCGCCCTGCGACCCAAACAGCGTGCCGCCGCAGCAGCAGCAAAGCTCGCAGAACGCCGACTTCCAGCTTTTGACGTTCCCCGCCATTCTTATCATAGTGGGCAGCTATACCGGCTTTATGGGCGTCATCCTGTTGTGCATCCTGGCAGGCGCGCTCATCGGCAATGAGTACAGCTTTGGCACCCAACGCCTGGCGCTCTCGCGCGGGGTCAGCCGGGCGCAGTTGCTCGCCGGGCAGGTAGCGGCGCTCGCCATCCTGGCGCTGGCTGTCGTCGGATTCATGCTCATCATTGGCTCGCTGGCAGGCTTCACAATTGGCCCGCTGCTGGGCGGCTCTATTCCGGCTATTCCTGCCGATGGCCTGCTGCAAATCCTGGGATTCTGGCTGGTCATCTCCCTGCAACTCTTTGCCTACTCGTTGATTGCCCTGCTGCTGGCAACCCTGGGCCGTTCGACTGCCGCAGGCATCGCCGGATCATTAGGCTACGTGCTGTTCGAGATTATCGCCCTGCCCATCGTCGCCCTGATTGCCGGGGCTTTGATTCGCACGTCCTTTGGCGACGTACTTGAGGCTATGCCAGACTTCTTTCTGGGGCCGAATATCAGCGGGCTGCTGAGCGGCGTCAACCAATCGCCTCTTGATCTGGGCGGCGGAACCAGCAGCGGAGGCGGGGGCGATCTTACCGCGAGCGTCATCAACCCCGGTCAGGGCTTGCTCGTTTCGCTCCTCTACTGTGTCTTGCTCGCCGGCCTGAGCTATTGGGCGCTGCGCAAACGCGACGTGACCCACTGA
- a CDS encoding NAD(P)-dependent oxidoreductase — protein MAKTRILLTGAAGGIGSAFFRATAAHYIFRLADQVTTTLAGSASDGHEVCSLDVADLEACQRACQEVEVVVHLAATTNPDAQFYPALLRNNIQGTYNIFRAAKDQGCQRVIFASSAQVIAGYPSDVQAQLDSPLRPMNMYGVSKCFGEVVASYFAHAEGLSSIAIRIGSYDVQADDSNWLRQAPNRRHLSGYVSARDLNHLLVRCIETPNVLFAIVHGISNNRFKRLDLTATRELLDYIPQDDAFELFQADLPKWLQD, from the coding sequence ATGGCGAAAACACGTATTTTGCTCACTGGGGCGGCAGGAGGGATCGGCTCGGCCTTTTTTCGGGCGACCGCTGCCCACTACATCTTCCGCTTAGCTGATCAGGTTACCACCACTTTAGCCGGATCGGCGAGTGATGGTCATGAGGTGTGTTCGCTCGATGTAGCTGATCTCGAGGCTTGTCAGCGAGCTTGTCAAGAGGTAGAGGTCGTGGTGCATTTAGCGGCCACCACGAATCCTGACGCCCAGTTCTACCCTGCCCTCCTGCGCAACAACATCCAGGGCACCTACAACATCTTTCGAGCAGCAAAAGACCAGGGCTGTCAACGCGTCATCTTTGCCAGCAGTGCCCAGGTCATAGCGGGTTATCCCTCCGATGTCCAGGCGCAGCTAGACTCCCCGCTGCGACCCATGAATATGTATGGAGTTAGCAAATGTTTTGGAGAAGTTGTCGCCTCCTACTTCGCTCATGCGGAGGGACTCTCCAGTATCGCCATTCGCATCGGCTCTTATGATGTGCAAGCAGACGATTCCAATTGGTTGCGCCAGGCGCCCAATCGGCGCCATCTGAGTGGGTATGTGAGTGCGCGGGATCTGAATCACCTCCTTGTGCGTTGCATCGAAACCCCCAACGTGCTGTTTGCCATCGTGCATGGTATTTCGAACAACCGCTTCAAGCGGCTGGATCTGACGGCCACACGGGAACTCTTGGACTACATTCCACAGGATGATGCGTTTGAACTCTTCCAGGCAGACTTACCGAAATGGTTACAAGACTGA
- a CDS encoding FixH family protein, translating into MSLQLSEKIASHHPPPHARVDRLARGGILAAGLLCLLLLAWGHLGLGAWLVPPAPTVAQQQMVAGPYTLTLRLESGQLTARGPNNVLVRLQDHAGHPITGARLHVALEMTSMPMHAPDVEGLAQGAGQYLIHPVFAMAGDWRLVVTISAPGQSTTRASFPVGVRWS; encoded by the coding sequence GTGAGTCTGCAACTTTCAGAAAAAATCGCTTCGCATCACCCGCCGCCACACGCGCGCGTTGACAGACTGGCTCGCGGGGGCATCCTGGCGGCGGGCTTGCTCTGCCTGCTGCTGCTGGCCTGGGGCCATCTAGGGCTGGGGGCCTGGCTCGTTCCGCCAGCGCCCACCGTAGCGCAGCAGCAGATGGTGGCTGGTCCCTATACCCTGACGCTTCGGTTGGAATCCGGCCAACTGACCGCGCGTGGGCCAAACAACGTCCTGGTGCGCCTGCAAGATCACGCGGGCCATCCGATCACCGGCGCGAGGCTGCATGTGGCGCTGGAAATGACCAGCATGCCCATGCATGCGCCGGATGTTGAGGGGCTGGCGCAAGGCGCAGGGCAGTATCTCATCCATCCCGTCTTTGCTATGGCCGGAGACTGGCGGCTCGTGGTCACGATTTCCGCACCCGGCCAGTCAACCACCCGGGCTTCGTTCCCTGTGGGCGTCCGCTGGAGTTAA
- a CDS encoding DUF4383 domain-containing protein, with translation MTNIAKLYAQVLGIVLTLVGILGFIDALAPGGNLLGIFAINSMHNVIHLLSGIVGLAAGFLVGGQYARWYALVFGAVYALVTVVGFIQTTTVLGLIPVNLADNLLHTAIAVASLAVFFISAPGRKAAVAHA, from the coding sequence ATGACAAACATCGCAAAATTGTACGCGCAGGTTCTTGGCATCGTTCTAACACTCGTAGGGATTTTGGGCTTTATAGACGCCCTCGCGCCCGGCGGCAATCTCCTGGGCATCTTTGCCATTAACTCGATGCACAACGTCATCCATCTGCTCAGCGGCATCGTTGGCCTGGCGGCTGGCTTTCTCGTTGGTGGGCAGTATGCCCGCTGGTACGCCCTGGTCTTTGGCGCCGTCTACGCGCTGGTGACAGTCGTCGGCTTCATCCAGACGACCACAGTGCTGGGGTTGATTCCCGTCAACCTGGCCGACAACCTGCTGCATACGGCCATCGCCGTCGCCTCGCTGGCCGTCTTCTTCATCTCCGCTCCTGGCCGCAAGGCCGCTGTCGCTCATGCCTGA
- the pgl gene encoding 6-phosphogluconolactonase, whose product MHERYIETADSLDTLAHRAARRFYEATERAIADPQRGRFLVALSGGSTPRALHEALVAHYRDLIPWERVQVFWSDERCVPPDDPQSNYRMARETLLEHVPLPAANIHRMPGERDDYEAAAADYEAEMRQVFGMPPDVLLRFDLILLGMGPDGHTASLFPGTAALDETSRLVAANWVPQQHMERLTFTYPLINNARQVMFLAAGAEKAEALRDVLSGQALIEDRPAVGVRPVDGEVCWMVDREAIRLVDEDGGTT is encoded by the coding sequence ATGCACGAACGCTATATTGAAACTGCTGATAGTCTGGATACCCTGGCCCATCGCGCGGCGCGCCGTTTTTATGAAGCGACTGAGCGGGCCATTGCTGACCCCCAGCGTGGGCGCTTCCTGGTGGCGCTTTCTGGCGGCTCGACGCCGCGCGCGCTGCATGAGGCGCTGGTGGCGCATTACCGCGATCTGATCCCCTGGGAGCGGGTGCAGGTCTTCTGGAGCGATGAACGCTGTGTGCCGCCGGACGACCCGCAGAGCAACTATCGCATGGCCCGCGAAACTTTGCTGGAGCATGTGCCGCTGCCAGCGGCGAATATTCACCGCATGCCCGGCGAGCGCGACGACTATGAGGCCGCTGCCGCCGATTACGAGGCGGAGATGCGTCAGGTCTTTGGCATGCCGCCCGATGTGCTGCTGCGCTTTGATCTGATCTTGCTGGGCATGGGGCCGGATGGACACACCGCCTCGCTCTTTCCCGGCACAGCGGCGCTGGATGAAACGAGCAGGCTGGTGGCGGCCAACTGGGTACCCCAGCAGCATATGGAGCGCCTGACCTTCACGTATCCGCTCATCAACAACGCGCGGCAGGTGATGTTCCTGGCGGCGGGCGCGGAAAAGGCCGAGGCGCTGCGCGATGTGCTGAGCGGCCAGGCGCTCATCGAGGATCGCCCCGCTGTGGGCGTGCGCCCGGTGGATGGCGAGGTCTGCTGGATGGTGGACCGCGAGGCGATACGCCTGGTAGACGAGGATGGCGGGACGACTTGA